One genomic window of Mus pahari chromosome 23, PAHARI_EIJ_v1.1, whole genome shotgun sequence includes the following:
- the Limk1 gene encoding LIM domain kinase 1: protein MRLTLLCCTWREERMGEEGSELPVCASCGQRIYDGQYLQALNADWHADCFRCCECSASLSHQYYEKDGQLFCKKDYWARYGESCHGCSEHITKGLVMVAGELKYHPECFICLACGTFIGDGDTYTLVEHSKLYCGQCYYQTVVTPVIDQILPDSPGSHLPHTVTLVSIPASAHGKRGLSVSIDPPHGPPGCGTEHSHTVRVQGVDPGCMSPDVKNSIHIGDRILEINGTPIRNVPLDEIDLLIQETSRLLQLTLEHDPHDSLGHVPASDPSPLSSPVHTPSGPAASSARQKPVLRSCSIDTSPGASSLASPASQRKDLGRSESLRVVCRPHRIFRPSDLIHGEVLGKGCFGQAIKVTHRETGEVMVMKELIRFDEETQRTFLKEVKVMRCLEHPNVLKFIGVLYKDKRLNFITEYIKGGTLWGIIKNMDSQYPWSQRVSFAKDIASGMAYLHSMNIIHRDLNSHNCLVRENRNVVVADFGLARLMIDEKNQSEDLRSLKKPDRKKRYTVVGNPYWMAPEMINGRSYDEKVDVFSFGIVLCEIIGRVNADPDYLPRTMDFGLNVRGFLDRYCPPNCPPSFFPITVRCCDLDPEKRPSFVKLEQWLETLRMHLAGHLPLGPQLEQLERGFWETYRRGESSLPAHPEVPD from the exons GAAGCGAGTTGCCTGTGTGTGCGAGCTGTGGCCAGAGGATCTATGACGGCCAGTACCTCCAGGCCCTGAATGCTGACTGGCATGCAGACTGCTTCAG GTGCTGCGAGTGTAGTGCCTCCCTTTCACACCAGTACTACGAGAAGGATGGACAGCTCTTCTGCAAGAAGGACTACTGGGCCCGCTATGGCGAGTCTTGCCATGGGTGCTCCGAGCACATCACCAAAGGGCTGGTCATG GTGGCCGGGGAGCTGAAGTACCACCCTGAGTGTTTCATCTGCCTTGCCTGTGGAACCTTCATCGGCGATGGGGACACCTACACACTGGTGGAGCACTCCAAGCTGTACTG TGGCCAGTGCTACTACCAGACCGTGGTAACTCCAGTCATCGATCAGATCCTGCCTGACTCGCCCGGCTCCCACCTGCCCCACACAGTCACCCTCGTGTCTATCCCAGCCTCTGCCCATGGCAAACGAGGCCTGTCTGTCTCCATCGACCCCCCTCACGGCCCACCAGGATGTGGCACGGAGCATTCGCATACCGTCCGAGTCCAAGG AGTGGACCCAGGCTGCATGAGCCCAGACGTGAAGAATTCTATCCACATCGGAGACCGGATCTTGGAAATCAACGGCACGCCCATCAGGAACGTGCCTCTGGACGAG ATCGACTTGCTGATCCAGGAGACCAGCCGCCTGCTCCAGCTGACCCTCGAGCACGACCCCCATGACTCACTGGGCCACGTGCCCGCGTCGGATCCCAGCCCCTTGAGCTCCCCGGTGCACACTCCCAGCGGACCGGCAGCCAGCTCTGCCCGACAGAAACCTGTCTT GAGGAGCTGCAGTATTGACACGTCCCCGGGTGCCAGCTCACTagcctctccagcctcccagcgCAAGGACCTGGGTCGCTCCGAGTCCCTCCGAGTGGTCTGCCGACCACACCGAATCTTCCGGCCATCTGATCTCATTCATGGGGAAGTGCTGGGCAAGGGCTGTTTCGGCCAGGCCATCAAG GTGACACACCGAGAAACAGGCGAGGTGATGGTGATGAAGGAACTTATCCGGTTTGACGAGGAGACCCAGAGGACATTCCTCAAGGAG GTAAAGGTCATGCGGTGCCTGGAGCACCCCAACGTGCTCAAGTTCATTGGAGTGCTGTACAAGGACAAGCGGCTGAACTTCATTACAGAGTACATTAAGGGCGGCACCCTATGGGGCATCATCAAGAACATG GACAGCCAGTACCCGTGGAGTCAGAGGGTCAGCTTTGCCAAGGACATTGCATCAGGGATG GCCTACCTCCATTCGATGAACATCATCCACCGAGACCTCAACTCCCACAACTGTCTGGTCCGTGAG AACAGGAACGTGGTGGTGGCCGACTTTGGGCTGGCTCGACTCATGATCGATGAGAAGAATCAGTCTGAAGACTTACGCAGCCTTAAGAAGCCGGACCGCAAGAAGCGGTACACAGTGGTGGGCAACCCCTACTGGATGGCACCAGAGATGATCAACG GTCGCAGTTACGATGAGAAGGTGGACGTGTTTTCCTTTGGAATTGTCCTCTGTGAG ATTATCGGGCGTGTGAATGCAGACCCTGACTATCTGCCCCGCACTATGGACTTTGGCCTCAATGTAAGGGGTTTCCTGGACCGCTACTGTCCACCAAACTGTCCCCCAAGTTTCTTCCCCATCACTGTGCGCTGCTGTGACCTGGATCCTGAAAAGAG ACCCTCTTTTGTAAAGCTGGAACAATGGCTAGAAACACTTCGCATGCACTTGGCTGGTCACCTGCCACTGGGCCCACAACTGGAACAGCTGGAGCGGGGCTTCTGGGAGACCTACCGGCGGGGCGAGAGCTCACTGCCTGCCCACCCCGAGGTCCCTGACTGA